The nucleotide sequence TGCCGGTATACTTCTTTTAATTGCCCAGGCAATATTTAAAGATCGGGGGCAGATTTTCAAGATTTGGCTGGAGAAACGGGATGCATTCCGCTTACTCGTTTTCGCGATTATTGGAATGCTTGGGGTTCAGTATACATATATGGCTTCGATTAAAGAAGGCAATGCAGCGGTCGCAACCTTATTGCAATACTTGGCACCGGTAATGATCATTATTTGGGTGACGTTTCGTGGCCTGTCCAAATTCACGAAAAGAGATGCGGTAACAATTGTGTTAGCTCTTGGCGGAAGCTTCTTTTTATTAACAAACGGTTCACTTTCCGCGTTTGCCGTACCGCTCCCTGCAATTATTTGGGGGTTATTGTCCGGTGTGACACTGGCATTTTATACGCTCTATGTCATTCCACTATTAAAGCGCTTTGACTCGCTTGTCGTTGTTGGCTGGGCGATGTTTATAGCGGGAATGACAATGAGTTTTGTGCAGCCTCCATGGGATGTGGATGTTTCAGTATGGACAGGTGCAACTGTATTTTATCTGATTGTAGTCATTATTTTCGGCACGATGCTGGCATTCTGGTTTTACATCGAAAGCCTTCAATCTCTTACTGCTAAGGAAACGAGCCTGCTTGGTAATATTGAACCGCTGACTGCCGTGCTGGCAACAGTGTTATGGCTGAAAGAACCGTTCGGCGTATTTCAATGGCTTGGAACCTCACTCATCTTGGTGATGATGGTTTATATAGCGTTGAAGGCGGATCGGGATCAGGTTGAGGATGACGCGGTAGACGTTTGATATAGGAGGTGCTCGCATAGGTTGTACGGGCGCTTTTTTTGCGAAATCTGCCGCAGAATTCGGAAGCGGTTTTGAAAACTGTGGTGAGGGGTGTGATTTTTAAGTTAGTTTCCGGGAAATATTCGGGGTGCTGAAGGCTTTTTTGTTTTATTAGAACAATTGTTTCGGTTATTAGAAGAGTTGAGTGGGTTATTAGAACTTTTC is from Solibacillus isronensis and encodes:
- a CDS encoding EamA family transporter, which codes for MKNKRMIGFLLVVCGSFFWGIGGTMAQQLFSCGIEVNWLVSTRLVIAGILLLIAQAIFKDRGQIFKIWLEKRDAFRLLVFAIIGMLGVQYTYMASIKEGNAAVATLLQYLAPVMIIIWVTFRGLSKFTKRDAVTIVLALGGSFFLLTNGSLSAFAVPLPAIIWGLLSGVTLAFYTLYVIPLLKRFDSLVVVGWAMFIAGMTMSFVQPPWDVDVSVWTGATVFYLIVVIIFGTMLAFWFYIESLQSLTAKETSLLGNIEPLTAVLATVLWLKEPFGVFQWLGTSLILVMMVYIALKADRDQVEDDAVDV